In the genome of bacterium, the window TCGAGCGTCCAGTGCTCGGCGACACCGCGAATGAGCGCGTCGATCTCGGCCAGGTGCCCGCGCGTGCCGCGCACCAGCCGTTCGATCAGCGTCCAGTCGTCGCGCGGCCAATCCTGGCCGCGAACCGTCCCCAGCGCCTCGTCGATGTCGCCCCCCCCGAGGTCCACCTGGAAGAGCACGCCGAGCGCGGCCTCGCGGGCCTGGCGGCGCATCGTCATCCGCCCCGGAAAAGCAAACTGACCACCGCATCGGTGGTCAGACGGACGCCCCGCGGACGGCTCACGTGCCCCACGGCGCGAGACCGGAGAGGACGATGTTCCTGCACCAGGGTATTATACCCGCTCACTGATCGCGAAGCAACTCTCGCACCGCCGCCACGTCGTCGCCGATCTGCCGCACCAGCGTTGCCGCATCGGGAAACGTCCGCTCCTCGCGCACGCGCCGGACGAACTCGAGCGACATCGGCTCGCCGAGGCACTCGCCGTCGAAGTCGAGCAGGAACGTCTCCACGCTGAGTGTGGTCCCGCCGAATGTGGGTCGCGTGCCGACGTTGGTGGCTGCGCGGTAGCGCCGGGCGCCCACGGTGGCCATCGTGGCGTAGACGCCGTGGGCCGGGACGATCTTGCGCGGGCCGACGGCCAGGTTGGCGGTGGGCACGCCGATCGTGCGGCCGCGGCCCTCGCCCCGCACGACCGGTCCGGTCAACCCGTACGGCCGGCCCAGCAGCCGAGCGGCGTCTTCGACAAGCCCTTCGCGCAGCGTCGCGCGAATCCGGGTGCTGGTCACGGGCTCGCCCCCGGCCAGGACGGCCGGCTCGAGATGCACCGGCACGTCGGCGGCACGGCCCCATGCTAGAAGCCGTCGCGCGGTCCCTTCGCGCCGGAACCCGAACGTGTACGACGACCCGGCGACGATTTCCCGGGCATCCAGGCGCGCGCGCAGCACGTCGTCGAGCCAGGCCGACGCGGAGATGCGCGCGAACGTCTCGTCGAACGGCAGCACGAGGGCGACGTCGA includes:
- a CDS encoding bifunctional riboflavin kinase/FAD synthetase, which translates into the protein MRRAFGLADWPATVRAPVLALGTFDGVHLGHRRVIGLAVERARARGGPAAVLTFEPHPLEVLRPAAEPVLLTTIDERLDLFASLGVDVALVLPFDETFARISASAWLDDVLRARLDAREIVAGSSYTFGFRREGTARRLLAWGRAADVPVHLEPAVLAGGEPVTSTRIRATLREGLVEDAARLLGRPYGLTGPVVRGEGRGRTIGVPTANLAVGPRKIVPAHGVYATMATVGARRYRAATNVGTRPTFGGTTLSVETFLLDFDGECLGEPMSLEFVRRVREERTFPDAATLVRQIGDDVAAVRELLRDQ
- the nusB gene encoding transcription antitermination factor NusB, translated to MTMRRQAREAALGVLFQVDLGGGDIDEALGTVRGQDWPRDDWTLIERLVRGTRGHLAEIDALIRGVAEHWTLERMATVDRNVLRMAIFELRHTTTPVGVIINEAVELAKQYSTEESGRFVNGMLGEIVRLDPRLVRQAAR